A part of Populus alba chromosome 8, ASM523922v2, whole genome shotgun sequence genomic DNA contains:
- the LOC118030478 gene encoding uncharacterized protein isoform X1: MQSRRKEDYVTQSPSSKTRNPHRTDIGHESHPAPRHNAVDRSPRTQQRRSLSPRSKVEVSRRVVQGEGRSSSTERRDYGRHLGAGRTEKVRPGSPQYVQEHRKPHSDDGVVHRKYRQVEDMDYDDGKSNRLKRGYDHHAAPSRVNKEKDYRESRAVGIDGHGMLGQKSVPMEDGLVRGPYRVPPDLVPNSSYGDAGAHIQSMSRGMDMGHYEDEELRFRESIPSDKIPVREFYEEEERPMFLSRNVPYTRMPAPHSKDLESTSRFENFAGSSSGFSRSEFPSSYREDMPLAESDEYPRSSMKLTEPMDSNAYRERPVMDIRDREAGKRIITSYPQGAYNHKRVSHDHYLYSRSQGIVNDDHAYLSDDTHRMMSPPSPLDYEHARIDYERREFSRLSMHPVRDRTEHTEGSYINTRRSTVFDHPTIQKQAHMENLDAGRIQHASKYNAEYLGSAYTRVEFGQGELQDNRKSHLGVTQNHQIPHSRSNYGFGRDAGPQFQKETLDNPPTPLYDLEMQRLSAKRQRTREELAIYKPSDKAFKQKYVMEEEINRHDRKYVVEEDINRHDTRNIVSNKWNAPQEFEDVYETGEEWVNENAGDLHVSRTQRFYQSAYRNAKRTYDRQDILGDSASEDWLSSQDSLSHARRHSIRYYKPGAKYMNGHPRSSPLSWYNSHQTDRKSGAHRQHRIWKRNDDFGEDANVIDDDQPEEWVNLGEAEPPEGSEEFKQLVDEAFLLYSKRLNLNSALRRRYKEQGKAGSLFCIVCGKSSSKEFMAAQNLVQHAFMSHKIGLRAQHLGLHKAICVLMGWNSSVPCDAIACVPEILPAEEAVSQKEDLMLWPPLVVIHNISMSNNNPEHQKVIPIEGVEAFLRGKGIVGGKIKVCLGKPADQSIMLVKFLGTFTGLENAEKLHKYFAGKKHGREEFEHKTSNNGNSISSWKEETQGGGKLEEQLLYGYLGIAEDLDRLDFNTKKWIKIKSKKEIQELANAPVKTDDKLLNY; encoded by the exons ATGCAATCTAGAAGAAAAGAAGATTATGTGACACAGTCGCCATCTTCAAAGACACGTAATCCACATAGAACTGATATAGGACATGAATCTCATCCTGCTCCTCGCCACAATGCAGTGGATCGGTCTCCACGCACGCAACAGCGAAGGAGTTTAAGCCCTCGAAGTAAGGTTGAGGTTTCTAGAAGGGTAGTTCAAGGGGAGGGAAGGAGCAGTTCAACTGAAAGAAGGGACTATGGTCGGCATTTGGGTGCAGGCAGGACTGAAAAAGTCCGGCCTGGTTCCCCACAATATGTGCAAGAGCATAGAAAGCCTCATTCTGACGACGGGGTTGTGCATAGGAAGTACAGGCAAGTCGAGGATATGGATTATGATGATGGTAAAAGTAATAGATTGAAGCGAGGATATGATCATCATGCTGCACCTTCTAGAGTGAATAAAGAAAAGGATTATCGTGAAAGCAGGGCTGTGGGTATTGATGGGCATGGCATGTTGGGGCAGAAATCAGTGCCCATGGAAGATGGTTTGGTAAGAGGGCCATATCGGGTGCCTCCAGATTTGGTTCCCAACTCATCTTATGGAGATGCTGGAGCGCATATACAGTCAATGTCCCGGGGTATGGATATGGGCCACTATGAGGATGAGGAACTTCGATTTCGAGAGTCtataccatcagataagattcCAGTCAGGGAATTTTATGAAGAAGAGGAAAGACCCATGTTTCTTTCTAGAAATGTTCCATACACCAGGATGCCAGCTCCTCATTCTAAGGATTTGGAAAGCACTTCAcgttttgaaaattttgctgGTTCATCTTCTGGATTCTCAAGGAGTGAGTTCCCAAGTTCGTATAGAGAAGACATGCCTTTAGCTGAATCAGACGAATATCCAAGGAGCAGCATGAAACTCACAGAACCTATGGATTCTAACGCATATAGAGAAAGGCCAGTTATGGACATAAGAGACCGAGAGGCTGGTAAGAGAATTATTACGAGTTATCCTCAGGGTGCCTATAATCATAAAAGGGTCTCACATGATCATTACCTTTACTCCAGGTCACAAGGAATTGTGAATGACGATCATGCATATCTATCTGATGACACACACAGAATGATGTCCCCACCTTCTCCATTGGACTATGAGCATGCTCGAATAGATTATGAGCGTAGAGAATTTTCAAGGCTGAGCATGCACCCTGTTAGAGACAGGACTGAGCACACTGAGGGTTCCTATATAAACACGAGAAGGAGCACTGTATTTGATCATCCTACAATACAAAAGCAAGCACATATGGAGAACCTCGATGCAGGCAGAATACAACATGCATCAAAATACAATGCAGAATATTTGGGCTCTGCATATACCCGAGTTGAGTTTGGACAGGGGGAGTTACAAGATAATAGGAAATCTCATTTGGGTGTCACACAGAATCACCAAATCCCACATTCGAGGTCAAATTATGGGTTTGGAAGAGATGCAGGTCCACAGTTTCAAAAGGAAACATTGGACAATCCTCCTACGCCATTATATGACCTGGAAATGCAGAGGCTTTCTGCCAAGAGGCAAAGGACGAGGGAAGAGCTTGCCATATACAAGCCATCAGATAAAGCATTCAAGCAGAAGTATGTAATGGAGGAAGAAATAAATAGGCATGACAGAAAGTACGTTGTGGAGGAAGATATAAATAGGCATGATACAAGAAATATTGTGTCAAACAAATGGAATGCACCtcaagaatttgaagatgtttaTGAAACAGGTGAGGAATGGGTAAATGAAAATGCAGGTGATTTACATGTATCCAGGACTCAGAGGTTTTATCAGAGTGCATATAGAAATGCTAAAAGAACATATGACAGGCAAGATATTCTTGGAGATTCTGCATCTGAAGACTGGTTGTCTTCTCAAGATTCTTTGTCACATGCACGAAGGCATTCCATTAGATATTATAAACCTGGTGCTAAATATATGAACGGTCATCCAAGATCTAGTCCTTTAAGCTGGTATAACTCGCACCAGACTGATAGAAAAAGTGGTGCTCATAGACAGCATAGGATCTGGAAAAGAAATGATGATTTTGGCGAGGATGCAAATGTAATTGATGATGACCAGCCAGAAGAATGGGTGAATCTTGGGGAGGCTGAACCACCTGAGGGCTCAGAGGAATTCAAGCAACTGGTGGATGAAGCCTTCTTGCTGTACtctaaaagattaaatttgaaCTCTGCACTTCGGAGAAGATACAAGGAGCAAGGAAAAGCTGGTAGCTTGTTCTGCATCGTATGTGGCAAAAG CTCATCAAAGGAGTTCATGGCTGCCCAGAACCTGGTACAGCATGCCTTTATGTCTCACAAGATTGGTCTGAGAGCCCAGCACTTGGGTCTTCACAAAGCAATATGTGTTTTGATGGGGTGGAATAGTTCCGTGCCTTGTGATGCAATAGCATGTGTTCCTGAGATCTTGCCTGCTGAAGAAGCTGTTTCTCAGAAAGAGGATTTGATGCTCTGGCCTCCACTTGTTGTTATCCACAACATTTCTATGTCGAACAACAACCCAGAACATCAGAAGGTCATACCTATTGAAGGGGTGGAGGCTTTTCTGAGAG GTAAAGGTATTGTTGGGGGTAAAATCAAGGTATGCCTAGGAAAACCTGCCGACCAAAGCATTATGTTGGTAAAGTTTTTGGGAACTTTTACTGGACTTGAAAATGCAGAGAAGCTTCACAAATATTTTGCTGGGAAGAAACATGGGAGAGAAGAATTTGAGCATAAAACATCCAACAATGGTAACAGCATCAGTAGTTGGAAAGAAGAAACTCAAGGAGGCGGCAAGTTGGAGGAGCAACTACTATATGGGTACCTGGGAATTGCTGAGGACTTGGACAGGCTTGATTTTAATACCAAGAAGTGGATTAAAATAAAGAGCAAGAAGGAAATTCAAGAGCTGGCAAATGCCCCTGTTAAAACTGATGACAAGTTGCTGAATTACTAA
- the LOC118030480 gene encoding protein GLUTELIN PRECURSOR ACCUMULATION 3 isoform X1, with the protein MYYWIQASPSDFSGTLPQPRSGHTAVIVGKSKLVVFGGLVDKKFLSDITVYDLENKLWFKPECSGSGSDDGQVGPSARAFHVAVSIDCNMFIFGGRFSNKRLGDFWVLDTEIWQWSELTGLGDLPSPRDFAAASSIGNRKIVMHGGWDGKKWLSDIYVLDTMSLEWMELAVTGTLPPPRCGHTATMVEKRLLVYGGRGGGGPIMGDLWALKGLIEEENETPGWTLLKLPGQAPSPRCGHTVTSGGHYLLLFGGHGTGGWLSRYDIYYNDCIVLDRVSAQWRRLPTSGDPPPARAYHSMTCVGSRYLLFGGFDGKSTYGDLWWLVPEGDPIAKRSPLEALPQNKDDSVHSRKESQSEGSAILELQKRLEISASVSSSGLQIVDELEDREFLELASGLIGDEVSNNGQKEIQAVRDHWRKTAPSSVKLKELGPLLRDYQRLITRHYLANGGADLNPTESRFLGRDSHRFYHIKSASKLRMDDIPKLLEEYKQLSSD; encoded by the exons ATGTATTACTGGATTCAAGCTTCTCCCTCTGACTTCTCCGGTACCTTGCCTCAACCTCGCAG TGGTCACACCGCTGTTATTGTCGGAAAATCGAAGCTGGTTGTGTTTGGTGGACTTGTCGACAAGAAGTTTCTCTCCGACATCACAGTTTATGATCTGG aGAATAAATTATGGTTTAAGCCAGAGTGTAGTGGAAGTGGGTCTGATGATGGACAAGTGGGACCTAGTGCTAGAGCATTTCATGTTGCTGTTTCTATTGATTGCAATATGTTCATTTTCGGTGGCCGGTTCAGTAATAAAAG GTTGGGTGATTTTTGGGTTCTTGATACGG AGATATGGCAATGGTCAGAGTTGACCGGTTTGGGTGACTTGCCTTCACCGAGGGATTTTGCTGCAGCTTCGTCTATTGGAAACCGGAAGATTGTCAT gCATGGTGGCTGGGATGGCAAGAAGTGGTTGTCAGATATCTATGTCCTGGACACAA TGTCACTTGAGTGGATGGAGCTGGCAGTTACAGGAACATTGCCTCCACCTAGATGTGGCCATACAGCTACCATGGTTGAGAAACGATTGCTTGTCTATGGTGGAAGAG GTGGCGGCGGACCAATCATGGGGGATTTATGGGCTCTGAAGGGTCTTATCGAGGAAG AGAATGAAACACCAGGGTGGACATTGCTAAAGCTTCCCGGTCAAGCACCATCTCCTCGTTGTGGTCATACTGTAACTTCTGGAGGGCACTAT CTCTTGCTGTTTGGAGGGCATGGTACTGGTGGTTGGTTGAGTCGTTATGACATTTATTACAACGACTGCATTGTTTTAGACAGGG TGTCTGCACAGTGGAGGCGCTTACCTACTAGTGGTGATCCTCCTCCTGCTCGGGCATACCACTCTATGACATGTGTTGGTTCACGATATCTGTTATTTGGAGGCTTTGATGGGAAGTCAACTTATGGAGATTTATGGTGGTTGGTTCCAGAAG GGGACCCAATTGCAAAACGATCTCCACTAGAAGCTCTTCCACAAAATAAGGATGATAGTGTCCATTCACGCAAG GAAAGCCAAAGCGAAGGATCTGCTATATTAGAATTACAAAAGAGACTAGAAATTTCAGCTTCAGTCTCTAGTTCTGGGCTTCAAATTGTAGATGAGTTGGAAGACAGAGAATTTCTTGAACTTGCCTCAGGGCTGATTGGAGATGAAGTTTCCAATAATGGACAG AAGGAAATTCAGGCAGTCCGTGACCACTGGAGGAAGACTGCACCAAGTTCAGTAAAACTCAAGGAGCTAGGGCCCTTGCTTCGTGATTACCAACGCCTGATTACTCGCCATTACTT AGCAAATGGTGGTGCTGATTTAAACCCCACGGAATCTCGTTTTCTTGGGAGAGACTCTCATCGGTTTTATCACATTAAAAGTGCTTCTAAG TTGCGTATGGATGATATCCCAAAGTTGCTGGAAGAGTACAAACAGCTTTCATCTGATTGA
- the LOC118030480 gene encoding protein GLUTELIN PRECURSOR ACCUMULATION 3 isoform X2 yields the protein MYYWIQASPSDFSGTLPQPRSGHTAVIVGKSKLVVFGGLVDKKFLSDITVYDLENKLWFKPECSGSGSDDGQVGPSARAFHVAVSIDCNMFIFGGRFSNKRLGDFWVLDTEIWQWSELTGLGDLPSPRDFAAASSIGNRKIVMHGGWDGKKWLSDIYVLDTMSLEWMELAVTGTLPPPRCGHTATMVEKRLLVYGGRGGGGPIMGDLWALKGLIEEENETPGWTLLKLPGQAPSPRCGHTVTSGGHYLLLFGGHGTGGWLSRYDIYYNDCIVLDRVSAQWRRLPTSGDPPPARAYHSMTCVGSRYLLFGGFDGKSTYGDLWWLVPEGDPIAKRSPLEALPQNKDDSVHSRKESQSEGSAILELQKRLEISASVSSSGLQIVDELEDREFLELASGLIGDEVSNNGQEIQAVRDHWRKTAPSSVKLKELGPLLRDYQRLITRHYLANGGADLNPTESRFLGRDSHRFYHIKSASKLRMDDIPKLLEEYKQLSSD from the exons ATGTATTACTGGATTCAAGCTTCTCCCTCTGACTTCTCCGGTACCTTGCCTCAACCTCGCAG TGGTCACACCGCTGTTATTGTCGGAAAATCGAAGCTGGTTGTGTTTGGTGGACTTGTCGACAAGAAGTTTCTCTCCGACATCACAGTTTATGATCTGG aGAATAAATTATGGTTTAAGCCAGAGTGTAGTGGAAGTGGGTCTGATGATGGACAAGTGGGACCTAGTGCTAGAGCATTTCATGTTGCTGTTTCTATTGATTGCAATATGTTCATTTTCGGTGGCCGGTTCAGTAATAAAAG GTTGGGTGATTTTTGGGTTCTTGATACGG AGATATGGCAATGGTCAGAGTTGACCGGTTTGGGTGACTTGCCTTCACCGAGGGATTTTGCTGCAGCTTCGTCTATTGGAAACCGGAAGATTGTCAT gCATGGTGGCTGGGATGGCAAGAAGTGGTTGTCAGATATCTATGTCCTGGACACAA TGTCACTTGAGTGGATGGAGCTGGCAGTTACAGGAACATTGCCTCCACCTAGATGTGGCCATACAGCTACCATGGTTGAGAAACGATTGCTTGTCTATGGTGGAAGAG GTGGCGGCGGACCAATCATGGGGGATTTATGGGCTCTGAAGGGTCTTATCGAGGAAG AGAATGAAACACCAGGGTGGACATTGCTAAAGCTTCCCGGTCAAGCACCATCTCCTCGTTGTGGTCATACTGTAACTTCTGGAGGGCACTAT CTCTTGCTGTTTGGAGGGCATGGTACTGGTGGTTGGTTGAGTCGTTATGACATTTATTACAACGACTGCATTGTTTTAGACAGGG TGTCTGCACAGTGGAGGCGCTTACCTACTAGTGGTGATCCTCCTCCTGCTCGGGCATACCACTCTATGACATGTGTTGGTTCACGATATCTGTTATTTGGAGGCTTTGATGGGAAGTCAACTTATGGAGATTTATGGTGGTTGGTTCCAGAAG GGGACCCAATTGCAAAACGATCTCCACTAGAAGCTCTTCCACAAAATAAGGATGATAGTGTCCATTCACGCAAG GAAAGCCAAAGCGAAGGATCTGCTATATTAGAATTACAAAAGAGACTAGAAATTTCAGCTTCAGTCTCTAGTTCTGGGCTTCAAATTGTAGATGAGTTGGAAGACAGAGAATTTCTTGAACTTGCCTCAGGGCTGATTGGAGATGAAGTTTCCAATAATGGACAG GAAATTCAGGCAGTCCGTGACCACTGGAGGAAGACTGCACCAAGTTCAGTAAAACTCAAGGAGCTAGGGCCCTTGCTTCGTGATTACCAACGCCTGATTACTCGCCATTACTT AGCAAATGGTGGTGCTGATTTAAACCCCACGGAATCTCGTTTTCTTGGGAGAGACTCTCATCGGTTTTATCACATTAAAAGTGCTTCTAAG TTGCGTATGGATGATATCCCAAAGTTGCTGGAAGAGTACAAACAGCTTTCATCTGATTGA
- the LOC118030478 gene encoding uncharacterized protein isoform X2, whose amino-acid sequence MDYDDGKSNRLKRGYDHHAAPSRVNKEKDYRESRAVGIDGHGMLGQKSVPMEDGLVRGPYRVPPDLVPNSSYGDAGAHIQSMSRGMDMGHYEDEELRFRESIPSDKIPVREFYEEEERPMFLSRNVPYTRMPAPHSKDLESTSRFENFAGSSSGFSRSEFPSSYREDMPLAESDEYPRSSMKLTEPMDSNAYRERPVMDIRDREAGKRIITSYPQGAYNHKRVSHDHYLYSRSQGIVNDDHAYLSDDTHRMMSPPSPLDYEHARIDYERREFSRLSMHPVRDRTEHTEGSYINTRRSTVFDHPTIQKQAHMENLDAGRIQHASKYNAEYLGSAYTRVEFGQGELQDNRKSHLGVTQNHQIPHSRSNYGFGRDAGPQFQKETLDNPPTPLYDLEMQRLSAKRQRTREELAIYKPSDKAFKQKYVMEEEINRHDRKYVVEEDINRHDTRNIVSNKWNAPQEFEDVYETGEEWVNENAGDLHVSRTQRFYQSAYRNAKRTYDRQDILGDSASEDWLSSQDSLSHARRHSIRYYKPGAKYMNGHPRSSPLSWYNSHQTDRKSGAHRQHRIWKRNDDFGEDANVIDDDQPEEWVNLGEAEPPEGSEEFKQLVDEAFLLYSKRLNLNSALRRRYKEQGKAGSLFCIVCGKSSSKEFMAAQNLVQHAFMSHKIGLRAQHLGLHKAICVLMGWNSSVPCDAIACVPEILPAEEAVSQKEDLMLWPPLVVIHNISMSNNNPEHQKVIPIEGVEAFLRGKGIVGGKIKVCLGKPADQSIMLVKFLGTFTGLENAEKLHKYFAGKKHGREEFEHKTSNNGNSISSWKEETQGGGKLEEQLLYGYLGIAEDLDRLDFNTKKWIKIKSKKEIQELANAPVKTDDKLLNY is encoded by the exons ATGGATTATGATGATGGTAAAAGTAATAGATTGAAGCGAGGATATGATCATCATGCTGCACCTTCTAGAGTGAATAAAGAAAAGGATTATCGTGAAAGCAGGGCTGTGGGTATTGATGGGCATGGCATGTTGGGGCAGAAATCAGTGCCCATGGAAGATGGTTTGGTAAGAGGGCCATATCGGGTGCCTCCAGATTTGGTTCCCAACTCATCTTATGGAGATGCTGGAGCGCATATACAGTCAATGTCCCGGGGTATGGATATGGGCCACTATGAGGATGAGGAACTTCGATTTCGAGAGTCtataccatcagataagattcCAGTCAGGGAATTTTATGAAGAAGAGGAAAGACCCATGTTTCTTTCTAGAAATGTTCCATACACCAGGATGCCAGCTCCTCATTCTAAGGATTTGGAAAGCACTTCAcgttttgaaaattttgctgGTTCATCTTCTGGATTCTCAAGGAGTGAGTTCCCAAGTTCGTATAGAGAAGACATGCCTTTAGCTGAATCAGACGAATATCCAAGGAGCAGCATGAAACTCACAGAACCTATGGATTCTAACGCATATAGAGAAAGGCCAGTTATGGACATAAGAGACCGAGAGGCTGGTAAGAGAATTATTACGAGTTATCCTCAGGGTGCCTATAATCATAAAAGGGTCTCACATGATCATTACCTTTACTCCAGGTCACAAGGAATTGTGAATGACGATCATGCATATCTATCTGATGACACACACAGAATGATGTCCCCACCTTCTCCATTGGACTATGAGCATGCTCGAATAGATTATGAGCGTAGAGAATTTTCAAGGCTGAGCATGCACCCTGTTAGAGACAGGACTGAGCACACTGAGGGTTCCTATATAAACACGAGAAGGAGCACTGTATTTGATCATCCTACAATACAAAAGCAAGCACATATGGAGAACCTCGATGCAGGCAGAATACAACATGCATCAAAATACAATGCAGAATATTTGGGCTCTGCATATACCCGAGTTGAGTTTGGACAGGGGGAGTTACAAGATAATAGGAAATCTCATTTGGGTGTCACACAGAATCACCAAATCCCACATTCGAGGTCAAATTATGGGTTTGGAAGAGATGCAGGTCCACAGTTTCAAAAGGAAACATTGGACAATCCTCCTACGCCATTATATGACCTGGAAATGCAGAGGCTTTCTGCCAAGAGGCAAAGGACGAGGGAAGAGCTTGCCATATACAAGCCATCAGATAAAGCATTCAAGCAGAAGTATGTAATGGAGGAAGAAATAAATAGGCATGACAGAAAGTACGTTGTGGAGGAAGATATAAATAGGCATGATACAAGAAATATTGTGTCAAACAAATGGAATGCACCtcaagaatttgaagatgtttaTGAAACAGGTGAGGAATGGGTAAATGAAAATGCAGGTGATTTACATGTATCCAGGACTCAGAGGTTTTATCAGAGTGCATATAGAAATGCTAAAAGAACATATGACAGGCAAGATATTCTTGGAGATTCTGCATCTGAAGACTGGTTGTCTTCTCAAGATTCTTTGTCACATGCACGAAGGCATTCCATTAGATATTATAAACCTGGTGCTAAATATATGAACGGTCATCCAAGATCTAGTCCTTTAAGCTGGTATAACTCGCACCAGACTGATAGAAAAAGTGGTGCTCATAGACAGCATAGGATCTGGAAAAGAAATGATGATTTTGGCGAGGATGCAAATGTAATTGATGATGACCAGCCAGAAGAATGGGTGAATCTTGGGGAGGCTGAACCACCTGAGGGCTCAGAGGAATTCAAGCAACTGGTGGATGAAGCCTTCTTGCTGTACtctaaaagattaaatttgaaCTCTGCACTTCGGAGAAGATACAAGGAGCAAGGAAAAGCTGGTAGCTTGTTCTGCATCGTATGTGGCAAAAG CTCATCAAAGGAGTTCATGGCTGCCCAGAACCTGGTACAGCATGCCTTTATGTCTCACAAGATTGGTCTGAGAGCCCAGCACTTGGGTCTTCACAAAGCAATATGTGTTTTGATGGGGTGGAATAGTTCCGTGCCTTGTGATGCAATAGCATGTGTTCCTGAGATCTTGCCTGCTGAAGAAGCTGTTTCTCAGAAAGAGGATTTGATGCTCTGGCCTCCACTTGTTGTTATCCACAACATTTCTATGTCGAACAACAACCCAGAACATCAGAAGGTCATACCTATTGAAGGGGTGGAGGCTTTTCTGAGAG GTAAAGGTATTGTTGGGGGTAAAATCAAGGTATGCCTAGGAAAACCTGCCGACCAAAGCATTATGTTGGTAAAGTTTTTGGGAACTTTTACTGGACTTGAAAATGCAGAGAAGCTTCACAAATATTTTGCTGGGAAGAAACATGGGAGAGAAGAATTTGAGCATAAAACATCCAACAATGGTAACAGCATCAGTAGTTGGAAAGAAGAAACTCAAGGAGGCGGCAAGTTGGAGGAGCAACTACTATATGGGTACCTGGGAATTGCTGAGGACTTGGACAGGCTTGATTTTAATACCAAGAAGTGGATTAAAATAAAGAGCAAGAAGGAAATTCAAGAGCTGGCAAATGCCCCTGTTAAAACTGATGACAAGTTGCTGAATTACTAA
- the LOC140955855 gene encoding UDP-glucosyltransferase 29-like encodes MASSSFSSILTKLRPDFLICDFFQPWAPALALSLNIPTVQFVVSGNKANSVAVHAFKKSGVVVQDSAKDFLFIKDRILQHLEQSSGVMLVRSLREIEGKYLDDLSAVTMKRVFENYLSKEDREELALGLFLSNVNITRVLRFPRGTGEHLRKKARELSDCIRDRAGQEIDEVVNDWVHLVGRKTHNPF; translated from the exons ATGGCAAGCAGTAGCTTCTCCAGCATTTTGACAAAATTAAGGCCAGATTTTCTTATTTGTGATTTCTTTCAACCATGGGCTCCAGCACTGGCTTTATCACTGAATATCCCAACTGTTCAGTTCGTGGTTAGTGGCAATAAGGCAAATTCTGTTGCAGTTCATGCCTTTAAGAAGTCAGGTGTTGTTGTTCAAGATTCTGCgaaagattttcttttcattaaggACAGAATTCTTCAGCACCTGGAACAATCCTCTGGAGTCATGTTGGTCAGGAGTTTGAGAGAGATTGAGGGAAAATACTTAGATGATCTTTCAGCTGTAACCATGAAGAGGGTTTT TGAGAATTATCTGTCAAAGGAGGATAGGGAAGAGCTAGCACTTGGCCTATTTCTCAGCAATGTAAACATTACACGGGTCCTTAGGTTTCCTCGAGGAACAGGAGAGCATCTGAGGAAGAAAGCCAGAGAATTGAGTGACTGCATAAGAGACAGGGCAGGCCAAGAAATAGACGAGGTAGTAAATGATTGGGTTCATCTTGTTGGCAGGAAAACACACAACCCCTTTTAG